From a single Micromonospora carbonacea genomic region:
- a CDS encoding response regulator transcription factor codes for MGGDEGAIRVVVVDDHPVFRLGMTALLASTPGLEVVGEAADADEALQVADLTRPEVIIMDLHLGGGRSGVEATREIVGRHPGTGVLVVTMLDDDDSVFAALRAGARGYLLKGAAPGEVDRAVRAVANGEVLLGPVVASRAIGFLAGGRASGPTPFPGLTDREREVLDLVAQGLSNLVVARRLTLSPKTVRNHLSNVLGKLQVADRSQAIRRAREAGLGQP; via the coding sequence GTGGGCGGTGACGAGGGGGCGATCCGGGTGGTGGTCGTCGACGACCATCCCGTGTTCCGGCTCGGCATGACGGCGCTGCTGGCGTCGACGCCGGGGCTGGAGGTCGTCGGCGAGGCCGCGGACGCCGACGAGGCCCTCCAGGTCGCCGACCTCACCCGCCCGGAGGTGATCATCATGGATCTCCATCTCGGCGGCGGCCGGTCCGGCGTGGAGGCCACCCGCGAGATCGTCGGCCGGCACCCGGGGACCGGGGTGCTGGTGGTGACGATGCTGGACGACGACGACTCCGTCTTCGCCGCGCTGCGCGCCGGGGCGCGGGGCTACCTGCTCAAGGGCGCCGCGCCGGGCGAGGTGGACCGCGCCGTCCGGGCGGTGGCCAACGGGGAGGTGCTGCTCGGGCCGGTGGTGGCGAGCCGGGCGATCGGCTTCCTGGCCGGGGGCCGGGCGAGCGGCCCGACGCCCTTCCCCGGGCTGACCGACCGGGAGCGCGAGGTGCTCGACCTGGTCGCCCAGGGGCTGAGCAACCTCGTCGTCGCCCGCCGCCTGACCCTGAGCCCGAAGACCGTCCGCAACCACCTGTCCAACGTGCTCGGCAAGCTCCAGGTCGCCGACCGCAGCCAGGCCATCCGGCGGGCCCGCGAGGCCGGCCTCGGCCAGCCCTGA
- a CDS encoding LLM class F420-dependent oxidoreductase has protein sequence MELRIFTEPQQGATYDQLLAVARCAEDAGYGAFFRSDHYLKMGSVSGDPGPTDAWTTLAGLARDTSRIRLGTLMTAATFRFPGPLAITVAQVDQMSGGRVELGIGAGWFAEEHSAYGIPFPPLGERFDRLEEQLAVITGLWETPAGETFDFAGRYYPVQGSPALPKPVQQPRPPILLGGKGPKRTPRLAARYADEFNLPFVSVEETAAQFERVRAACAEIGRDPAGMNWSNALVLCCGRDEAEVRRRAERIGREPAELRENGLAGTPAEVVDTIGRFAEIGSGRIYLQVLDLADLDHVELVAAEVMPQL, from the coding sequence ATGGAACTGCGGATCTTCACCGAACCCCAGCAGGGCGCCACCTACGACCAGCTCCTCGCCGTGGCCCGCTGCGCCGAGGACGCCGGCTACGGCGCGTTCTTCCGGTCCGACCACTACCTGAAGATGGGCTCGGTCAGCGGCGACCCCGGCCCCACCGACGCCTGGACCACCCTCGCCGGCCTGGCCCGGGACACCTCCCGGATCCGGCTGGGCACGCTGATGACGGCCGCCACCTTCCGGTTCCCCGGGCCCCTCGCGATCACCGTCGCGCAGGTCGACCAGATGAGCGGCGGGCGGGTGGAGCTGGGCATCGGCGCCGGCTGGTTCGCCGAGGAGCACAGCGCGTACGGCATCCCGTTCCCGCCGTTGGGGGAGCGGTTCGACCGGCTGGAGGAGCAGCTCGCCGTCATCACCGGGCTCTGGGAGACCCCGGCCGGTGAGACCTTCGACTTCGCCGGGCGCTACTACCCGGTGCAGGGTTCGCCGGCCCTGCCGAAGCCGGTGCAGCAGCCGCGCCCGCCGATCCTGCTCGGCGGGAAGGGGCCGAAGCGCACGCCGCGCCTCGCGGCCCGGTACGCCGACGAGTTCAACCTGCCGTTCGTCTCGGTTGAGGAGACGGCCGCGCAGTTCGAGCGGGTCCGGGCCGCGTGCGCGGAGATCGGCCGGGACCCGGCCGGGATGAACTGGTCCAACGCCCTGGTGCTGTGCTGCGGGCGGGACGAGGCGGAGGTGCGGCGGCGGGCCGAGCGGATCGGGCGGGAGCCGGCCGAGCTGCGCGAGAACGGCCTCGCTGGCACCCCCGCCGAGGTCGTCGACACGATCGGCCGGTTTGCCGAGATCGGCAGCGGCCGGATCTACCTCCAGGTTCTCGACCTGGCCGACCTGGACCACGTCGAGCTGGTGGCCGCCGAGGTGATGCCCCAGCTCTAG
- a CDS encoding nuclear transport factor 2 family protein: protein MADEANMSTRGFEIALFVVAALVCCGTPISGFYLQRKDKADEPGMRAAGEAYLDAAVRGDNGAAYDLLCAADRRGRSRAGWDATAGVIVDPTGFRITDLAVRRSSDAPTQYVVTAEVTYPGHPSREVQFHLRKQDGGWKVCGPPPL from the coding sequence ATGGCCGACGAGGCGAACATGTCCACCCGGGGATTCGAGATCGCGCTCTTCGTCGTCGCCGCGCTGGTCTGCTGCGGCACGCCGATCAGCGGCTTCTATCTCCAGCGCAAGGACAAGGCGGACGAGCCGGGCATGCGCGCCGCCGGCGAGGCGTACCTCGACGCCGCCGTGCGGGGCGACAACGGCGCGGCGTACGACCTGCTCTGCGCGGCCGACCGGCGCGGGCGGTCCCGGGCGGGCTGGGACGCCACCGCCGGCGTGATCGTCGACCCGACCGGGTTCCGCATCACCGACCTCGCCGTCCGGCGGAGCAGCGACGCCCCCACGCAGTACGTCGTGACCGCCGAGGTCACCTACCCGGGCCACCCGAGCAGGGAGGTGCAGTTCCACCTCAGGAAGCAGGACGGCGGCTGGAAGGTGTGCGGCCCGCCGCCGCTGTGA
- a CDS encoding D-arabinono-1,4-lactone oxidase, translated as MPERNWAGNVRYAAARRHRPAGLDELRRLVAGSDRIRAVGSGHSFNRLGDTAGDLVSLAGLPQTVEVDRERATVTVAAAMRYGDLATRLHAAGFALPTMASLPHISVAGAVATATHGSGDGIGNLATAVSALELVTADGDLLTVRRDEGGDRFAGMVVALGALGVVTRLTLDVVPAFEVRQYVRLGLPRAALDEAFASAYSVSLFTDWRGGADGRIGQVWRKQLADAPPPPADWLGTTAAAGPVHPVPGMPARNCTAQLGEPGPWHERLPHFQLGFTPSSGDELQSEYHLPRAAAAGALAALDPLADRIAAVLQICELRTVAADELWLSPQHGRDSLAVHFTWIGDGDAVAPVLAEVERALAPFTPRPHWGKVFTVDPAAVAAAYPRFADFAALARELDPAGKFRTDLLDRYLPR; from the coding sequence GTGCCGGAGCGCAACTGGGCCGGCAACGTCCGCTACGCGGCGGCGCGGCGGCACCGCCCGGCCGGGCTGGACGAGCTGCGCCGGCTGGTCGCCGGCAGCGACCGGATCCGGGCGGTCGGCTCGGGCCACTCGTTCAACCGGCTCGGCGACACCGCCGGTGACCTGGTGTCGTTGGCCGGGCTGCCGCAGACGGTCGAGGTCGACCGGGAGCGGGCGACGGTCACCGTCGCCGCCGCCATGCGCTACGGCGACCTGGCCACCCGGCTGCACGCCGCCGGTTTCGCCCTGCCGACGATGGCGTCGCTGCCGCACATCTCGGTGGCCGGCGCGGTGGCCACCGCCACCCACGGCTCGGGCGACGGGATCGGCAACCTGGCCACCGCCGTCTCGGCGCTGGAGCTGGTCACGGCCGACGGCGACCTGCTGACCGTACGCCGGGACGAAGGCGGCGACCGGTTCGCCGGGATGGTGGTGGCGCTCGGCGCGCTGGGCGTGGTCACCCGGCTCACCCTGGACGTCGTGCCCGCCTTCGAGGTGCGCCAGTACGTCCGGCTCGGCCTGCCGAGGGCGGCGCTGGACGAGGCGTTCGCGTCGGCGTACAGCGTCAGCCTCTTCACCGACTGGCGCGGCGGGGCCGACGGCCGGATCGGCCAGGTGTGGCGCAAGCAGCTCGCCGACGCCCCACCGCCGCCGGCCGACTGGCTCGGCACCACGGCGGCGGCCGGGCCCGTGCACCCGGTGCCGGGCATGCCGGCGCGCAACTGCACCGCCCAGCTCGGCGAGCCGGGGCCGTGGCACGAGCGGCTGCCGCACTTCCAGCTCGGCTTCACCCCGAGCAGCGGCGACGAGCTCCAGTCGGAATACCACCTGCCGCGGGCGGCGGCGGCCGGGGCGCTGGCCGCGTTGGACCCGCTGGCGGACCGGATCGCCGCCGTGCTCCAGATCTGCGAGCTGCGTACGGTCGCCGCCGACGAGCTGTGGCTGAGCCCGCAGCACGGGCGCGACAGCCTTGCCGTGCACTTCACCTGGATCGGCGACGGCGACGCGGTGGCCCCCGTGCTCGCCGAGGTGGAACGGGCGCTCGCCCCGTTCACGCCCCGGCCGCACTGGGGCAAGGTGTTCACGGTCGACCCGGCGGCGGTCGCCGCCGCGTACCCCCGGTTCGCCGACTTCGCGGCGCTGGCGCGCGAGCTGGACCCGGCGGGCAAGTTCCGCACCGACCTGCTGGACCGCTACCTGCCCCGCTGA
- a CDS encoding poly(ethylene terephthalate) hydrolase family protein — MPLPSRPSSRRPSRPRPGPRRRWRPVALTALLALTVGHAAPARAADNPYERGPAPTVASIEAPRGPFAVADAAVAPSAVTGFGGGTMWYPTSTAEGTFGAVAIAPGYKAGKATIAWLGPRLASQGFVVLTIDTLTPDDPPDSRGTQLLAALDYLVGASVVRNRIDHNRLAVMGHSLGGGGSLSAANTRPTLQAAISLTGWHTTKNWPGVRVPTFIVGAEDDEVAPVALHSELFYSTLPATLDKAYLELDGATHATPTAPNVTIAKYGISWLKRFVDDDTRYEQFLCPAPSDATIEEYRDTCPHS; from the coding sequence ATGCCGCTGCCGTCCCGCCCGTCCTCCCGCCGTCCGTCCCGCCCCCGGCCCGGACCGCGTCGCCGCTGGCGCCCGGTCGCCCTCACGGCGCTGCTCGCCCTCACGGTCGGCCACGCCGCCCCGGCCCGCGCCGCCGACAACCCCTACGAGCGCGGCCCCGCCCCGACCGTCGCCAGCATCGAGGCGCCCCGTGGGCCGTTCGCCGTCGCCGATGCCGCCGTCGCGCCGTCCGCCGTCACCGGCTTCGGCGGCGGGACCATGTGGTATCCGACGAGCACGGCCGAGGGCACGTTCGGCGCGGTCGCGATCGCGCCCGGCTACAAGGCGGGCAAGGCCACCATCGCCTGGCTTGGCCCCCGCCTGGCCTCCCAGGGTTTCGTCGTCCTCACCATCGACACCCTCACGCCCGACGACCCGCCGGACAGCCGGGGCACCCAACTCCTCGCGGCGCTCGACTACCTCGTCGGCGCGAGCGTCGTCCGCAACCGCATCGACCACAACCGGCTCGCCGTCATGGGCCACTCCCTGGGCGGCGGCGGCAGCCTGTCGGCGGCGAACACCCGGCCCACGCTCCAGGCGGCGATCTCGCTGACCGGCTGGCACACCACCAAGAACTGGCCCGGCGTACGCGTGCCGACGTTCATCGTGGGCGCGGAGGACGACGAGGTGGCCCCCGTCGCCCTGCACTCCGAGCTGTTCTACTCCACCCTGCCGGCGACCCTGGACAAGGCGTACCTGGAGCTGGACGGCGCGACCCACGCCACCCCGACCGCGCCGAACGTGACCATCGCGAAGTACGGCATCTCGTGGCTGAAGCGCTTCGTCGACGACGACACCCGTTACGAGCAGTTCCTCTGCCCCGCCCCGAGTGACGCCACCATCGAGGAGTACCGCGACACCTGCCCGCACTCCTGA
- a CDS encoding site-2 protease family protein encodes MRASFRIGRIAGVPVGVNWSVLVIFGLIAWGLAGSQFPRSYPDRPTWAYVLAGLSAAVVFFLGLLAHEVSHAVVAKRNGLEVSGITLWLFGGVAELRGEARDPGAELRIAGVGPLVSLIVGVFFGGVAALLALAGVHGLLLGALAWLAGINVLLAVFNVLPAAPLDGGRLLRAAVWKATGDRTRASVVAARAGWVLGALLIGLGLWQFLRGAGVGGLWLALIGWFLIGAAGMEERQARLGSALRGVRVADVMTPQPQTASGDMTVADFVDHYLFAYRHSALPLTDDGRPVGLVTLDRVRGIPAEARSATRLAEVACRADQLVLADPDEQLTDLLPRLSECADGRALVVAGGRLVGIVSPSDISRAVQRGNLRDQATRAGA; translated from the coding sequence ATGAGGGCGAGTTTCCGGATCGGCCGGATCGCGGGCGTACCCGTCGGGGTCAACTGGAGCGTCCTGGTCATCTTCGGGCTGATCGCCTGGGGGCTGGCGGGCAGCCAGTTCCCCCGGTCATACCCGGACAGGCCGACCTGGGCGTACGTGCTCGCGGGGCTGAGCGCGGCGGTGGTGTTCTTCCTCGGGCTGCTCGCCCACGAGGTGTCGCACGCCGTGGTCGCCAAGCGCAACGGGCTGGAGGTCTCCGGGATCACCCTGTGGCTGTTCGGCGGGGTCGCCGAGCTGCGCGGGGAGGCCCGCGACCCGGGGGCGGAGCTGCGCATCGCCGGCGTCGGGCCGCTGGTCAGCCTGATCGTCGGCGTGTTCTTCGGCGGCGTCGCCGCGCTGCTGGCCCTGGCCGGGGTGCACGGGCTACTGCTCGGCGCGCTGGCCTGGCTGGCCGGCATCAACGTCCTGCTGGCGGTCTTCAACGTGCTGCCGGCCGCCCCGCTGGACGGGGGCCGGCTGCTGCGGGCCGCCGTGTGGAAGGCCACCGGCGACCGGACGCGGGCGTCGGTGGTGGCGGCCCGCGCGGGCTGGGTCCTCGGCGCGCTGCTGATCGGGCTGGGCCTGTGGCAGTTCCTGCGCGGGGCCGGGGTCGGCGGGCTGTGGCTGGCGCTGATCGGCTGGTTCCTGATCGGGGCCGCCGGGATGGAGGAACGGCAGGCCCGGCTGGGCAGCGCGCTGCGCGGGGTGCGGGTCGCCGACGTGATGACCCCGCAGCCGCAGACCGCGTCGGGCGACATGACCGTGGCCGACTTCGTCGACCACTACCTCTTCGCGTACCGGCACTCGGCGCTGCCGCTGACCGACGACGGGCGGCCGGTCGGCCTGGTCACCCTCGACCGGGTACGCGGCATCCCGGCCGAGGCCCGGTCGGCGACCAGGCTGGCCGAGGTGGCCTGCCGGGCCGACCAGCTCGTGCTGGCCGACCCGGACGAGCAGCTCACCGACCTGCTGCCCCGGCTCAGCGAGTGCGCCGACGGCCGGGCGCTGGTGGTGGCCGGCGGGCGGCTGGTCGGCATCGTCTCGCCCAGCGACATCAGCCGGGCGGTGCAGCGCGGCAACCTCCGCGACCAGGCGACGCGGGCGGGCGCCTGA
- a CDS encoding prolyl oligopeptidase family serine peptidase yields the protein MTRLTDTDDDPYRWLEDLHGPDAAGWVHDRNAETMAALTGGDRFAALRAEIREVLDADDRIPYPSWRGDHLYYNYWIDAAHPRGIWRRTTGDEYRRPEPRWDVLLDVDALAAQEGENWTWQGVTVLRPGHDRCLVSLSRGGSDATVVREFDLVRRAFVADGFTLAEAKSDVTWVDADHILVATDFGPGSLTTSGYPRTVRRWRRGTPLPSAEVVFAGQADDVSAYASHDHTPGFERTFVGRRLDFFRSEPYLLTPAGERVRIDVPADAHWDAHREWLLIGLRSPWTVDGVTHPAGALLAARFDAFLAGGRELTTLFTPDERTALSYHAWTRDRLILATLADVRSRLEVLTPGVPGASGPAEGWRREPLAGVPEFEHTRLVDTDPDVGDAYLLASEGFRQPATLRLGQVGGPVETLKRAPAFFDAAGLTERQHFATSADGTRVPYFLVGDPDAAGGPTLLTGYGGFEVPELPHYSGIVGRGWLARGGSYVVANIRGGGEYGPAWHRAALRENRPRAYEDFAAVAADLVARGITTPARLGMEGGSNGGLLAGVMLTRYPELFGAVVAHVPLLDMRRYHKLLAGASWMAEYGDPDDPADWAFLREYSPYHNVDEDRAYPPTLLVTSTRDDRVHPGHARKMAARLRERGHEVAYYENVEGGHGAAANNAQRAFVWALTLEFLWHHLAEPAQQTQ from the coding sequence GTGACGAGGCTGACGGACACCGACGACGACCCGTACCGCTGGCTGGAGGACCTGCACGGCCCGGACGCCGCCGGCTGGGTGCACGACCGCAACGCCGAGACCATGGCCGCCCTCACCGGCGGCGACCGGTTCGCCGCCCTGCGGGCCGAGATCCGCGAGGTGCTCGACGCCGACGACCGCATCCCCTACCCGAGCTGGCGCGGCGACCACCTCTACTACAACTACTGGATCGACGCGGCCCACCCCCGGGGGATCTGGCGGCGCACCACCGGCGACGAGTACCGCCGGCCCGAGCCGCGGTGGGACGTCCTGCTCGACGTCGACGCGCTCGCCGCGCAGGAGGGCGAGAACTGGACCTGGCAGGGGGTGACGGTGCTGCGCCCCGGGCACGACCGGTGCCTGGTCAGCCTCTCCCGGGGCGGCTCCGACGCCACCGTCGTGCGCGAGTTCGACCTGGTCCGCCGGGCCTTCGTCGCCGACGGCTTCACCCTCGCCGAGGCCAAGAGCGACGTCACCTGGGTCGACGCCGACCACATACTCGTCGCCACCGACTTCGGCCCCGGCTCGCTCACCACCTCCGGCTACCCCCGCACGGTCCGCCGGTGGCGGCGGGGCACGCCACTGCCGTCCGCCGAGGTCGTCTTCGCCGGCCAGGCCGACGACGTCTCCGCGTACGCCTCGCACGACCACACGCCCGGCTTCGAGCGCACCTTCGTGGGCCGCCGCCTCGACTTCTTCCGCTCGGAGCCCTACCTGCTGACGCCCGCCGGGGAGCGGGTGCGCATCGACGTGCCGGCCGACGCCCACTGGGACGCGCACCGGGAGTGGCTGCTGATCGGGCTGCGCTCGCCGTGGACGGTCGACGGGGTGACCCATCCCGCGGGCGCGCTGCTGGCGGCCCGGTTCGACGCGTTCCTCGCCGGCGGGCGGGAGCTGACGACGCTGTTCACGCCGGACGAGCGCACCGCGCTGAGCTACCACGCGTGGACCCGCGACCGCCTGATCCTGGCCACCCTCGCCGACGTGCGCAGCAGACTAGAGGTGCTCACCCCCGGCGTTCCCGGCGCTTCCGGCCCGGCGGAGGGCTGGCGGCGGGAGCCGCTCGCCGGCGTGCCGGAGTTCGAGCACACCCGGCTCGTGGACACCGACCCGGACGTCGGCGACGCGTACCTGCTGGCCTCCGAGGGGTTCCGGCAGCCGGCGACGCTGCGGCTCGGGCAGGTCGGCGGCCCCGTCGAGACGCTCAAGCGGGCACCGGCGTTCTTCGACGCCGCCGGCCTCACCGAACGCCAGCACTTCGCCACCTCCGCCGACGGCACCCGGGTCCCGTACTTCCTGGTCGGTGACCCCGACGCGGCCGGCGGGCCGACCCTGCTCACCGGGTACGGCGGCTTCGAGGTCCCCGAGCTGCCGCACTACAGCGGCATCGTCGGCCGGGGCTGGCTGGCCCGGGGCGGCAGCTACGTGGTGGCGAACATCCGGGGCGGCGGCGAATACGGCCCCGCGTGGCACCGGGCCGCGCTGCGGGAGAACCGACCCAGGGCGTACGAGGACTTCGCCGCCGTCGCCGCCGACCTGGTGGCCCGGGGCATCACCACCCCGGCGCGCCTCGGCATGGAGGGCGGCAGCAACGGCGGCCTGCTGGCGGGCGTGATGCTGACCCGCTATCCCGAGCTGTTCGGCGCGGTCGTCGCGCACGTGCCGCTGCTGGACATGCGCCGCTACCACAAGCTGCTCGCCGGGGCGTCCTGGATGGCCGAGTACGGCGACCCCGACGACCCCGCCGACTGGGCCTTCCTGCGCGAATACTCGCCGTACCACAACGTCGACGAAGATCGGGCGTATCCGCCGACGCTGCTGGTCACCTCCACCCGCGACGACCGGGTGCACCCGGGGCACGCCCGCAAGATGGCCGCCCGGCTGCGCGAGCGCGGGCACGAGGTGGCGTACTACGAGAACGTGGAGGGCGGGCACGGCGCGGCGGCGAACAACGCGCAACGGGCGTTCGTGTGGGCCCTGACCCTGGAGTTCCTCTGGCACCACCTGGCCGAACCGGCGCAGCAGACGCAGTAG
- a CDS encoding C39 family peptidase, whose translation MTQYQALSGYVGQLQQKTNWCWNATTASVAHHYNKMTDWTQCGLATAVLNDKYSEWFRQNPGQPKFDCCGPNGGPWNCNEGWWPDEGPLQKVGHKAAGPRLGVLSKQEITQEVANNRPILLNIAWAGGGGHIVNIFGYSQLEDGTVTDVWVHDPWDGTYIIPYEELRDKYKTNGTWTASMKSQP comes from the coding sequence ATGACCCAATACCAGGCACTCTCTGGCTACGTGGGCCAATTGCAGCAGAAGACCAACTGGTGCTGGAATGCGACCACCGCCAGCGTCGCCCATCACTACAACAAGATGACCGACTGGACTCAGTGCGGCCTGGCCACGGCGGTGCTCAACGACAAGTACAGTGAGTGGTTCAGGCAGAACCCCGGCCAGCCGAAGTTCGACTGCTGCGGACCCAACGGGGGCCCCTGGAACTGCAACGAGGGCTGGTGGCCCGACGAAGGGCCACTCCAGAAGGTCGGGCACAAGGCCGCCGGCCCGAGACTCGGAGTGCTGTCGAAGCAGGAGATCACGCAGGAGGTGGCGAACAACCGGCCAATTCTCCTGAATATCGCGTGGGCAGGCGGCGGCGGCCACATAGTGAACATCTTCGGGTACAGCCAACTCGAAGACGGCACCGTGACGGACGTCTGGGTTCACGACCCCTGGGACGGCACGTACATCATTCCGTACGAGGAATTGCGGGACAAATACAAGACGAATGGCACCTGGACCGCTTCCATGAAGTCCCAGCCCTGA
- a CDS encoding helix-turn-helix domain-containing protein, with amino-acid sequence MVPRPERQIDPEAGPIQSFAAELRQLREAAGSPKYLQMSRASGRSRTALAEAAGGDHLPTWETVEAFVRACGGDVRQWRVRWETAQEAIRPAESPSRSGAAATVADLPDDASPLVAGQPAIRRRLRWALLAVVPLGVLLLSVPLALGSRSSEGGGNQAPAAPSAGAPAALVVQNKVAIGPSGLAEDTTPAYLSGRPAPFCAKRGCKVPGTEVWSGAVLVARCQVVGDKITNRDLTSEGIETNPNGVSSNIWYEVVLHDGRTGYLSEVYVEARYRGGMGLPTCTPR; translated from the coding sequence ATGGTGCCTCGTCCCGAACGCCAGATTGACCCTGAAGCGGGCCCCATCCAGTCGTTTGCCGCAGAGCTTCGACAGCTCCGCGAAGCAGCAGGCTCGCCGAAGTACCTCCAGATGTCGCGCGCGTCGGGCCGGTCCAGAACCGCCCTGGCCGAAGCTGCCGGCGGCGATCATCTGCCCACCTGGGAGACGGTCGAGGCGTTCGTCAGGGCATGCGGCGGCGATGTCCGTCAGTGGCGGGTGAGGTGGGAGACGGCGCAGGAGGCGATACGGCCGGCAGAGTCGCCGTCACGCAGTGGCGCGGCAGCTACCGTCGCCGATCTCCCTGACGATGCGTCGCCCCTGGTCGCCGGACAGCCGGCGATCCGCCGTCGGCTCCGCTGGGCCCTCCTTGCCGTGGTCCCGCTGGGCGTACTCCTGCTGTCAGTGCCGCTGGCCCTCGGGTCCCGCAGCTCCGAGGGAGGGGGCAACCAGGCACCGGCCGCGCCGTCGGCCGGCGCTCCTGCCGCGCTCGTCGTACAGAACAAGGTGGCGATCGGGCCATCCGGCCTCGCCGAGGACACCACGCCGGCCTACCTGTCCGGCAGGCCGGCGCCGTTCTGCGCCAAGCGGGGTTGCAAGGTGCCCGGCACCGAGGTCTGGAGCGGCGCGGTCCTGGTGGCGCGCTGCCAGGTCGTCGGCGACAAGATCACCAACCGGGATCTCACCAGCGAGGGCATCGAGACGAACCCGAATGGGGTGTCCTCCAACATCTGGTACGAGGTCGTCCTGCACGACGGGCGGACGGGATACCTGTCGGAGGTGTACGTCGAAGCACGGTACCGGGGCGGCATGGGACTGCCGACCTGCACGCCCCGCTGA
- a CDS encoding DUF397 domain-containing protein translates to MPDLTGAVWRKSTRSNNGGNCVEVADNLPGVVGLRDSKDVTGPVLTFTPSSWATFIEDVKAQPPGC, encoded by the coding sequence GTGCCTGACCTGACCGGTGCCGTCTGGCGCAAGTCGACCCGAAGCAACAACGGCGGCAACTGCGTCGAGGTCGCCGACAACCTCCCGGGCGTCGTCGGGCTACGTGACAGCAAGGACGTGACCGGGCCGGTGCTGACCTTCACCCCGTCGTCCTGGGCCACCTTCATCGAGGACGTCAAGGCCCAGCCACCTGGCTGCTGA
- a CDS encoding helix-turn-helix domain-containing protein yields the protein MLRRQIGRKFEALRKAAGLTMEQAAERLDRARATLHRIENGAEHVRFRQADVQQMLDLYGASAEDSELLLAMTAATRENKNWWHDYIGSGLPRWFQLYIGLEAGASHIRQYEAELVPGLLQTPAYAEQVFRMPGGAIDAEATEEQRRAIQLRTERQTLLTRFSPPQLSVIINEAVLRRPVGNATIMAEQLHQILKATQLPNVTVQVLTFSAGLHAGAMSGAFSILEFPRDEHGKEVEPPVAYLEAATGAIYLDKPHETAAYNTIWADMASRALNESRSQSLIQQAAEEYSRA from the coding sequence ATGTTGCGGCGGCAGATCGGGCGCAAGTTCGAGGCGCTCCGCAAGGCGGCAGGGCTGACGATGGAACAGGCCGCCGAACGCCTGGATCGGGCACGGGCAACGCTGCACCGGATCGAGAACGGCGCGGAGCACGTCCGCTTCCGACAGGCCGACGTGCAACAGATGCTCGACCTCTACGGCGCGTCCGCCGAGGACAGCGAGCTGCTTCTCGCGATGACAGCGGCCACCCGGGAGAACAAGAACTGGTGGCACGACTACATCGGCTCCGGCCTGCCGCGATGGTTCCAGCTCTACATCGGACTGGAGGCCGGGGCTTCGCACATCCGGCAGTACGAGGCGGAGCTGGTCCCCGGGCTGCTCCAGACTCCCGCCTACGCGGAGCAGGTCTTCCGGATGCCCGGTGGCGCAATCGACGCGGAAGCCACCGAGGAGCAGCGGCGGGCCATCCAGCTCAGGACCGAGCGCCAGACCCTCCTCACCCGGTTCTCCCCGCCGCAACTGAGCGTGATAATCAACGAGGCCGTGTTACGCCGCCCGGTCGGCAACGCAACGATCATGGCCGAACAACTCCATCAGATCCTGAAGGCCACCCAGCTACCCAACGTGACCGTGCAGGTGCTTACTTTTTCTGCCGGATTGCATGCCGGGGCAATGTCGGGAGCTTTCTCGATCTTGGAGTTTCCACGGGACGAGCATGGCAAGGAGGTGGAACCACCGGTGGCCTACCTGGAAGCCGCAACCGGAGCGATCTATCTCGACAAGCCGCACGAGACAGCCGCCTACAACACCATCTGGGCCGACATGGCCAGCCGCGCCCTCAACGAGTCTCGATCCCAGAGCCTGATCCAGCAAGCCGCAGAGGAGTACTCCCGTGCCTGA
- a CDS encoding DivIVA domain-containing protein: MRVFLFRRARPRRRPPAHGAAGRQPAAGRRLLPWQVREWRFRSARFGRRGLDPREVREFLERIAVELAAAHHALAQSRRETSQVKLALCRLRAEASPARNERGWGR; the protein is encoded by the coding sequence ATGCGCGTCTTCCTGTTCCGCCGGGCCCGGCCGCGTCGCCGGCCGCCGGCCCACGGCGCGGCCGGGCGTCAGCCGGCGGCGGGTCGCCGGCTGCTGCCCTGGCAGGTGCGCGAGTGGCGGTTCCGGTCGGCCCGGTTCGGTCGGCGCGGGCTCGACCCGCGGGAGGTGCGGGAGTTCCTGGAGCGGATCGCCGTCGAGTTGGCCGCCGCGCACCACGCGCTTGCGCAGAGCCGCCGGGAGACCAGCCAGGTCAAGCTTGCGCTGTGCCGGTTGCGCGCCGAGGCGTCGCCCGCCCGCAACGAGCGGGGGTGGGGCCGGTGA